In Meles meles chromosome 14, mMelMel3.1 paternal haplotype, whole genome shotgun sequence, a single window of DNA contains:
- the KCNRG gene encoding potassium channel regulatory protein: MSSQELVTLNVGGKIFTTKFSTIKQFPASRLTRMIDGRDQEFKMIGGQIFVDRDGVLFSFILDFLRTHQLLLPTDFSDHLRLQREALFYELDPLVDLLNQEHLLQPRPALVEVHFLSQNTQAFFRVFGSCSKTIEMLTGRITMFVEQPSALTWSSNSFPPQMTLLPLPPQRPSYHDLVFQCGSDSTTDNQTGVRYVSIKPDNRKLANGTNVLGLLIDTLLMEGFHLVSTKTSSEDKSECYSFERIKRPEALTMNKTLKSETTIKSEQKKK, translated from the exons ATGAGTAGTCAGGAACTGGTCACTCTGAATGTGGGAGGGAAGATATTTACAACAAAGTTTTCTACCATAAAGCAGTTTCCTGCTTCTCGGTTGACAAGAATGATAGATGGCAGAGACCAAGAATTTAAGATGATTGGTGGACAGATTTTTGTGGACAGAGATGGTGTTCTATTTAGTTTCATCTTGGATTTTTTGAGAACTCACCAGCTTTTATTACCCACTGACTTTTCAGACCATCTTAGGCTTCAGAGAGAGGCTCTTTTCTATGAACTGGATCCTCTGGTTGATCTCTTAAACCAAGAACACCTGCTACAGCCAAGACCTGCTCTTGTGGAGGTGCATTTCCTAAGCCAAAACACTCAAGCTTTTTTCAGAGTGTTTGGCTCTTGCAGCAAAACAATTGAGATGCTAACTGGGAGGATTACAATGTTTGTAGAGCAACCTTCAGCACTGACCTGGAGTAGTAACTCCTTCCCTCCGCAGATGACCTTACTTCCACTGCCTCCACAAAGACCTTCTTACCATGACCTGGTTTTCCAGTGTGGCTCCGACAGCACTACTGATAACCAAACTGGAGTCAG GTATGTTTCTATAAAACCAGATAACCGAAAATTGGCCAACGGAACTAATGTCCTCGGCTTACTAATCGACACTTTATTAATGGAAGGCTTCCACCTAGTCAGCACTAAAACATCCTCTGAAGATAAAAGTGAATGCTATAGCTTCGAAAGGATAAAAAGGCCTGAAGCTCTCACCATGAACAAAACATTGAAATCAGAGACTACCATCAAGtcagagcagaaaaagaaatga
- the TRIM13 gene encoding E3 ubiquitin-protein ligase TRIM13, translating into MELLEEDLTCPICCSLFDDPRVLPCSHNFCKKCLEGILEGTVRNSLWRSSPFKCPTCRKETSATGVNSLQVNYSLKGIVEKYNKIKISPKMPVCKGHLGQPLNIFCLTDMQLICGICATRGDHTKHVFCSIEDAYAQERDAFESLFQNFETWRRGDALSRLDTLETSKRKSLQLLTKDSDKVKEFFEKLQHTLDQKKNEILSDFETMKLAVMQAYDPEINKLNTILQEQRMAFNIAEAFKDVSEPIIFLQQMQEFREKIKVIKETPLPPSNLPTSPLMKNFDTSQWEDIKLVDVDKLSLPQDTGTFISKIPWSFYQLFVVVILLSLLTFFGPTIFLEGSLFDDFTSWKDHLSNFSSYLIKSADFVEESMFYWEQVMDGFFIFSERVKNFTLMVLNNVAEFVCKYKLL; encoded by the coding sequence ATGGAGCTGCTTGAAGAAGATCTCACATGCCCAATTTGTTGCAGTCTGTTTGATGATCCTCGAGTTCTGCCTTGTTCACACAACTTTTGCAAAAAATGCTTAGAAGGGATCTTAGAGGGGACTGTGCGGAATTCCCTGTGGAGATCCTCTCCATTCAAGTGCCCTACATGCCGCAAGGAAACTTCAGCTACTGGAGTTAATAGCCTGCAGGTTAATTACTCCCTGAAGGGTATTGTGGAGAAGTATAACAAGATCAAGATCTCTCCCAAAATGCCAGTGTGCAAAGGACACTTAGGGCAGCCTCTCAACATTTTCTGCCTGACTGATATGCAGCTGATTTGTGGGATCTGTGCTACTCGTGGTGACCACACCAAGCATGTCTTCTGTTCTATTGAAGATGCCTATGCTCAGGAAAGAGATGCCTTTGAGTCCCTCTTCCAGAACTTTGAGACCTGGCGTCGAGGAGATGCTCTTTCTCGCTTGGATACCCTGGAAACTAGCAAAAGGAAATCTCTACAGTTACTGACTAAAGATTCAGATAAAGTAAAGGAGTTTTTTGAGAAGTTACAACATACATTAgatcaaaaaaagaatgaaatcctgtctGACTTTGAGACCATGAAACTTGCAGTTATGCAGGcctatgacccagagatcaaCAAACTCAACACCATCTTGCAGGAACAGCGAATGGCCTTTAACATTGCTGAGGCTTTCAAAGATGTGTCAGAACCCATCATATTTCTGCAACAAATGCAGGAgttcagagagaaaataaaagtaatcaaGGAAACTCCTTTACCTCCTTCTAATTTGCCCACAAGCCCTTTAATGAAGAACTTTGATACCAGTCAGTGGGAAGACATAAAATTAGTAGATGTGGATAAACTTTCTTTGCCTCAAGACACTGGCACATTCATAAGCAAGATTCCCTGGAGCTTTTATCAGTTATTTGTGGTAGTCATTCTGCTTAGCCTTCTTACTTTCTTTGGTCCCACTATATTCCTAGAAGGGTCTTTATTTGATGATTTCACAAGTTGGAAAGACCATCTCTCAAACTTCAGTTCCTATCTGATTAAATCAGCTGATTTTGTAGAAGAATCAATGTTTTACTGGGAACAGGTGATGGAtgggtttttcattttcagtgaaaGAGTTAAGAATTTTACTTTGATGGTGCTAAACAATGTGGCAGAATTTGTGTGCAAATATAAACTATTATAA